In Ascaphus truei isolate aAscTru1 chromosome 5, aAscTru1.hap1, whole genome shotgun sequence, one genomic interval encodes:
- the KCNJ8 gene encoding ATP-sensitive inward rectifier potassium channel 8: protein MLARKSIIPEEYVLARIAAENLRKPRVCDRTRKARFVAKSGACNVAHKNIREQGRFLQDVFTTLVDLKWRHTLVIFTMSFLCSWLLFAMMWWLVAFAHGDMDMIRNNVKYLEPCVTNVKSFTSAFLFSIEVQVTIGFGGRMMTEECPLAISLLIMQNIVGLIINAVMLGCIFMKTAQSHRRAETLIFSRYAVIAVRNGKLCFMLRVGDLRKSMIISASVRIQVVRKTVTAEGEVVPIHQIDIPIENSIESNNIFLVAPLIICHVIDKRSPLYEISASDLSTQDLEVIVILEGVVETTGITTQARTSYVTEEIQWGHRFVSIVTEEEGVYSVDYSKFGNTVKVAAPRCSARELDEKPSILIQTLQKSELSHQNSLRKRNSMRRNNSMRRNNSMRRNNSGLIAPKVQFITPEEQGATET from the exons ATGCTAGCCCGGAAGAGCATTATTCCAGAGGAATATGTCTTAGCAAGAATTGCAGCTGAGAATCTACGTAAACCACGGGTCTGTGACCGTACACGCAAAGCCCGTTTTGTTGCCAAGAGTGGAGCATGCAATGTTGCCCATAAAAACATTCGGGAGCAAGGACGCTTTCTGCAGGACGTGTTCACCACTCTGGTGGACCTGAAGTGGCGTCATACACTGGTCATCTTCACCATGTCCTTTCTGTGCAGTTGGCTGCTCTTCGCCATGATGTGGTGGCTTGTGGCCTTTGCCCATGGAGACATGGACATGATCAGGAACAATGTAAAATACCTGGAGCCATGTGTGACCAATGTAAA GTCTTTCACTTCTGCCTTTCTTTTCTCCATTGAGGTCCAAGTAACCATTGGttttggagggagaatgatgACGGAAGAGTGCCCATTGGCAATCTCCCTCTTGATTATGCAAAACATTGTGGGCTTAATCATTAATGCGGTCATGCTGGGTTGCATTTTTATGAAAACAGCCCAGTCGCACAGAAGGGCAGAGACCTTGATCTTCAGCCGATATGCCGTCATAGCCGTGCGTAACGGCAAACTATGCTTCATGCTCCGGGTTGGAGACCTGAGGAAAAGCATGATTATCAGCGCCTCTGTGAGGATCCAGGTTGTACGGAAGACTGTCACTGCTGAAGGGGAAGTCGTTCCCATTCACCAAATAGACATCCCAATTGAGAATTCAATCGAGAGCAACAATATTTTCCTTGTGGCTCCTTTGATTATTTGCCACGTGATAGACAAGCGTAGCCCGCTCTATGAGATTTCTGCCTCTGACTTGTCCACTCAAGATCTGGAAGTTATAGTCATACTTGAAGGAGTTGTGGAAACCACAGGTATAACAACTCAAGCCAGAACCTCCTACGTCACTGAAGAAATCCAATGGGGACATCGGTTTGTATCTATTGTAACTGAAGAAGAAGGGGTTTATTCAGTTGATTATTCCAAGTTTGGAAACACCGTTAAAGTGGCAGCTCCCCGTTGCAGTGCCAGAGAGTTGGACGAAAAACCATCTATTCTAATCCAAACGCTTCAGAAAAGTGAACTGTCTCATCAGAACTCACTGAGGAAACGGAATTCCATGAGAAGGAACAACTCAATGCGAAGAAACAACTCGATGCGAAGAAATAACTCGGGTCTCATTGCGCCCAAAGTACAGTTTATT